The Petrotoga miotherma DSM 10691 genome segment TGGAAAGAGATAAAGGTATAAGTAGGGACTCGTTGGTCGATATTATAGCTAAATCTATTAAAAGTGCATACAAAAAAAATTATGGGGCAAAAAATGTTGAAATTGAAATCGATAAAAACTTAACAAAATTGAATGTTTTTCAATTATGGAAAGTCGTTGAAAAAGTTGAAAACCCTAAAGAAGAAATTTCTTTGGATGAAGCTAAAAAAATTAATCCAAAAATAGAAATAGGTGAAATGGTAAGAAAAAAGATCAATCTTAAAAAGGACTTTAGAAGAGTTGCCGCTCAAACAGCAAAACAAGTTATACTTCAAAATTTGAAGGAACTAGAAAAGAAAAACTTGTTTGATAAATATGTAGCTTTAAAAAATAGGATTTCAACCGCTGAAATAATTAAAGTCAGTGATGAATATATTGACATTAGAATAGGAAAATTAGAGACTAAACTCCCTATGAAAGAGACAATTCCTGGAGAAACTTTTAAAAGCGGAGAACTTGTAAAAGTTTATATAAAAAACATT includes the following:
- the nusA gene encoding transcription termination factor NusA — encoded protein: MNLNLLEALDALERDKGISRDSLVDIIAKSIKSAYKKNYGAKNVEIEIDKNLTKLNVFQLWKVVEKVENPKEEISLDEAKKINPKIEIGEMVRKKINLKKDFRRVAAQTAKQVILQNLKELEKKNLFDKYVALKNRISTAEIIKVSDEYIDIRIGKLETKLPMKETIPGETFKSGELVKVYIKNIQNTSKGPKIMVSRTVPELITELLSSIVPEIEEGIIKIVKIVREPGIRTKVAVVSSMPGVDPVGACIGEKGSRISELLKELKNEKVDIIEYSEDPKIFIKHALAPAEVKNIILNEDERTAFVYVPENQLSLAVGKGGQTARLAAKITGWKIDIHSLK